The stretch of DNA gtactttATGGAAATTTTAtaaatatcgcttttattttgctaaaaactGCTAGTGGCACTTGCCCAACAAAAGAGTTCCTAGTTTGTCGGAATTTCAACTGGGACGCCTCTCGAGGTCGGACCTACGACTCGGGAAGTCGGAGCATTCTCACCacgtttcaaagatggctgctctggatgtaaacaaggATGTCCGTTTTTatgatattgattgattgagacttttattagtagattgcacagtacagtacatattccgtacaattgaccactaaatggtaacacccgaataagtttttcaacttgtttaagtcggggtccacttaagagaaatggacattgaaacagtgtaggtctgacttggtaggatatgtacagcaagtagtggacatagagagatcagaaaacataagaacaagtatatacatttgattatttacatttgattatttacaatccgggaagaTGGGACATGGAAGGGGGAGGGATATCCGTTATAACcacttctgattagtttttgtcgCAGTAAATCAGCCATAAACAATGTATTGTTGTACGTTTTTATATGCTAACTACATTCATTTCATGTGGTATACTCTGTACGTCGCAAAAAAGGTTGCAAAAAATAGTGCATATTCTTTCTTAAGTTGTTTATTTTCAGACAAGGCAAGTGCAAAAATAGCTTTCGTGGATGTGGCCTTCTAGATTTCCGACATCATAACTGGACATAACTGGCAGCATTATACTGCTGTCCTGGTAGAAGTAGCAAAacgaccaaagaaacgaaaagttttgcctgagtacacaaaaataagaaaaaggaaGCTTAAGGATCAACACtggcttaaagggaaacttcggtttttttcaacctgggccctgttttcataattttttctgtatatgtgagtgctggataaaacattttttgaggtcgcgccagtattgagcagggcaggcagcctccagcccagctaacgctcgtacacagggcaactggctctcgtcaaaattcggcctataaacatgcatttttttcacactgacaggctcagatagttacaatgagtgtccgacaacatactagaaaggagaaattaacgtatgtctctacctttagctggagatcgctgtttgttgtgagctgtgtccaaatctcaccacgctacaaatctcgttccgaaatctcgcgataactcgcgacaaaacaccggtggaaaaacagttacctgactgaggtgaagagagacgaccgaagtgattttgtattggactaagttaggacttcggtaatccaacagaaaatcacttcagtcatctctcttcacctcagtcaggtaactgtttttccaccggtgttttgtcgcgagttatcgcgagatttcggaacgagatttgtagcgtggtgagatttggacacagctcacaacaaacagcgatctccagctaaaggtagagacatacgttaatttctcctttctagtatgttgtcggacactcattgtaactatctgagcctgtcagtgtgaaaaaaatgcatgtttataggccgaattttgacgagagccagttgccctgtgtacgagcgttagctgggctggaggctgcctgccctgctcaatactggcgcgacctcaaaaaatgttttatccagcactcacatatacagaaaaaattatgaaaacagggcccaggttgaaaaaaaccgaagtttccctttaagtgagCTCACAGACGTGGAGGGCATTTTCGACTCTGGTCCTGCTAAATTAGGAAGTgattttcaatgcttaaatcaaaaatgctaatgctaatgttagctgttGGAAATGTATGTGTTAGCAATAAATCGCCATCAGCTTCATCGTTCCACACTGACACGACCAGccacgcaacaaactcaaaagtactgtatgaagaaaaaaacaatgaCTGCAAAAGTAAAGTTTAAGTCCAATAAGTAGGTTCCAactgtggaaagatcagtcaTTGTGGTATCGTTGTGTCAGTTTGTGTATACGTGACAGTAGTTTCGGACCATTTACCACGCTATGCGCCGggcctcatgggaaatgtggtcttccttcaggcaaaacactaccgctttggcccactaaaatcaaccaaaactgaaagttcttaagtggggctttaactaTAGAGCAGTGATCCTCAAATTTCGGTACAAGCACCAGTAATGGTGCAtaagctccatctagtggtacaccgaCGAATCACTTATTATGCGCAATAGATCTTaattgatacattttttaaatacacacactcttactgttcaaactgtgtgtaatgttaccgtGGCCAAAAATAATGAATACACTTTTAACAAAATGAGacctctaccttgtttttaatgactacttaggcctactacgctactgtattttaatgttggtcattatagtggcaCTTGGAGAGCCACTTTTTTTTAAGGTGGTACTTCGTGTCagacgtttgagaaccactgctatagaggaTTAAATTGGAGAAAATGTAGTTTTGAAATAAATCTTGAATAAATTTAAATGTGACAGGAATAGCTATAAATGGAAttgaatacataaatgtgttcGTAAATGTCAGTAATGTATCAAATGTACAATTACATGAAATGCAATGAGGGCCAAAACTTAATTCTACttgattttgattaaataaatcattaaatcctAAAACAATTaacccgggcgcggcaccgctgctgcccactgctcccctcacctcccagggggtgaacaaggggatgggtcaaatgcagaggacaaatttcaccacacctagtgtgtgtgtgacaatcattggtactttaactttaactttaaataaatcgTAGCACAAattaatcatgaaataattaaataagtaGTGAAATGATTAATTAATCTTGAAATAATTGAAtacattgtgaaataattaattaaaccaTTATATAGTTAAATAAATCACTAAACCTTTAAAACTCTagtaaaattgtgaaataataaataagataaataaataaatcaataaataattaattaaatggtaaaataattacatgtaattaaataaattgtgaaataattaattaaaccaTTATATagttaaataaatcattaaacctttaaattcttgtaatattttgaaataataaataagataattaaataaatcattaaataattaattacattgtaaaataattacatataattaaataaattgtgaaataattaattacattgtaaaataattcaattgtgaaataattaaatcatgaaataaaaaaGAAATCTTGAAATaactaattaaataaatacataatcaaACCATGAAATaattgatacaattaattaaatgTATCCTTAAATAACTAATGAAATATTTAAATTGTGAAATgagtaaatcatgaaataatgaaatcaataatcAATTAAATGAATAAACAATAAATGTAATTGTACGTTAAATACATTAAtgtcacatttaataacacaatgatgtatttaattccaattgtaAGTAATTTTAACACattcaagtaattatttaaagatttttTCCCCATTTAACCCTCcatagttaacatctaaatgtcccccAATaaacacaagtttttttttttgtcatttcaaaaaatttaaacatggtgggctataggctactaggagctggcagctacacaacagctaagcacacaatagcacacaagctagatatgCGCTATACAttttcataataaataataattgcggtctaaaactgcacatttgtcaatataaacacgtATCAAATAATTTTAGTTAACGTTAGTCATGTACTTAGCAAaacatccagtaacaaacgtgtccgcgtcgTTCAACTTACAGCCACTAGGTGCTGTTAACAATTAATTATCGCTCCAGTTTAACCTAAAGACAGCATCAGTCCATTTCAGATGGTTGATAATAAATAGTTTAGGGTTTTTCACACCTgccatttcacttgatcaaactattttgaacattcaacgctacaaaataatacaagtttgAATGATCCGTGTTGATATCGTACCGGATCAATATCGACATCCACCTAGATTCAAGGGCACATCATCGATATGgtgtcggaagtgaaaaagttgtacagACCGATACAACCAACCGTTATCTGCTTGAAAATGAGACGTAAGATCATACTGGTATCGTATTTTCCTGACAATCATGATGGAATGGCGATCGGGTATTGGTAAGAAAGCCAATATCGACCATTACAAACTACTAAACGTGTgtatgattcgtgctgatatcgtatcgcatCAGTATCAGACAACATTCAAGGATCCGGTATCAGTAAGGGAAGTGAAGAAGTTGTATCCTACATAATGCTTTGTCTCACTTTTAATACATTGTATTTTTGCAATATGCCGAGGGCCTATAACAACACAAGGCGTGATCcaaaaaatggcccccgggccgatGGTTGGATACCCCATTGCtcttttgctgtgttttgtgtctTCAGACAGATGCTGTGATTATATAAGTGTGCATCTCACGCAACAGGAAGCCAGCGGAGAGTCAGAGCACtgtgaaataaaagcatgaagtATTTATGGGCCAGAGGACaggctccccccccccctccatcttGGCGGCGTCCCCCCCAGGCTGTGACGTCGCGCCGCGTGACGCCGCTGACGTCAGAAGAAGTGAGACGACGTTTAGTCAAGAGCAAACGCTAATCTTTAAGTGTGCGTCCTCACCTActtcctgtgcttttattttgtcatctGTCATCTTGTTTgactaaaacataaaaacattgtcttttttttttacaaccacGCCCATCAATGACATTGCATTGACGCTGCAGTTCAAAATTtgtcagatagaggatctttgactggcgttttttTCAGTAGATTCTTTAAAACTAGCAAGGcgctcctgtcatagaggatctttgaccgtaGGGTTTTTGCAGTAGgccagcagagtgctcctggcatgtaaaggatctttgactcgtgtttttgcagGAGGACCCTACAAAAAGCCAAGCAttcttgtcgtatagaggatctttgacttgtgtttttcagCAGGTTATTAAAaatcagcagagcactcctgtcataaaagggatctttggctagtgttttttttttcaaaagatctttaaaaacagcagagccctcCTGTCGAATATAGGATCTTTGGCTCATTTTTTTTCCTTAGTAGATTCCTTAAAACCATTAGTGTTCCCTTTATATaacggatctttgacttgtgtttttgcaggagGTCCCTACAAAAAGCCAGGCAttcttgtcgtatagaggatctttgacttgtgtttttcaggaagttattaaaaaaaagcagagcactcctgtcataaaagggatctttggctagtgtttttttttcaaaagatctttaaaaacagcagagccctcCTGTCAAATGTAGGATCTTTGGCTCATTTTTTTTCCTTAGTAGATTCCTTATAACCATTAGTGTTCCCTTTATATaacggatctttgacttgtgtttttgcaggagGTCCCTACAAAAAGCCAGGCAttcttgtcgtatagaggatctttgacttgtgtttttcaggaagttatttaaaaaaaacagagcactcctgtcataaaagggatctttggctagtgtttttttttcaaaagatctttaaaaacagcagagccctcCTGTCAAATGTAGGATCTTTGGCTCATTTTTTTTccttagtacaggggtcggcgacccgcggctccggagccgcatgcggctctttgaccactctgatgcggctcagctacatacttgccgaccccccgattttcccaggagacttatggatctcagtgtctctcattaataactcccagggaaaaaataatcctatttagactataaatactagataaagggcgtgccctgattgcactgcagtaattgtcctctatagcatttacatacagcgtgccagtccagccgcatgttgcatgttgttattaatcgcacacacaggagacagcaaagcatacttactcatcagccacacagcttacactgacggtagccgtatcaaacaactttaacattgttacgttacaaatatgcgccacactgtgaacccacaccaaaaaagaatgaaaaacacatttctggagaacatctgcactgtaacacaacataaacacaacacaaccattacccagaatcccatgcagtcctaactcttccggtctagattatacaccccgctaccacaacccccccacacatcaacccccccccccccccctctccttgcgttggttgagcggaagagttagggctgcatgggattctgggtattggtaccgtcagtgtaagatgtgtattggtaccgtcagtgtcagatgtgtattggtaccgtcagtgtaagatgtgtggttgctgaactagtacggaagagttagtgctacatgggattctgggtattggcaccgtcagtgtaagatgtgtggttgctgaggtagtacgccttgctgtcacttacgtgtggtcaagcaggtacactgttagggaagactgtagagggcggtgtcatcacgctctgatgttcgggagtctcccggggaaaaatgagaggattggcaagtatgacgctatcaagcgccattcattcaaaactcgcgggctgcactaacatcaaatgtccacattaaagtgcgtgccggtgcgtgtgtcggagacccctggttaatttagcacaaagcatttaaaggcctactgaaatgaattttttttatttaaacggggatagcagatctattctatgtgtcatacttgatcatttcgcgatattgccatatttttgctgaaaggatttagtatagaacaacgacgataaagattgcaacttttggtatctgataaaaaaaaggcttgcacctaccggaagtagcgtgacgtagtcagttgaacatatacgcaaagttccctattgtttacaatgatggccgcatgaagtgagagagattcggaccgagaaagcgacaatttccccattaatttgagcgaggatgaaagatttgtggatgagtaaagtgcaagtgaaggactagtggggagttgaagctattcagatagggaagatgctgtgagagccgagggtgacctgatattcagctgggaatgactacaacagtaaataaacacaagacatatatatactctattagccacaacacaaccaggcttatatttaatatgccacaaattaatcctgcataaaaacacctgcgtgtttgttatgctagctcctagctcctctgctagctcctagctccatagaacacgccaatacaattcaaacacctgatcaacacacacaatcactcagcccaaaagaccgttcacctaacccaaggttcataaagcttatatatttttaaaaagttagtacgtgacgcgcacgtacggtacggtacgtgttatgctagctcctagctcctctgctagctcctagctccatagaacacgccaatacaattcaaacacatgatcaacacacacaatcactcagcccaaaagaccgttcacctaacccaaggttcataaagcttatatattttaaaaaagttacgtacatacgcaaaaaaaagccaaagctgcatactcacagtagcacgtctgcgtctttgtcatccaaatcaaagtaatcctggtaagagtctgtgttgtcccagttctctacaggcgtctgtgtatccaaatcaaaagtcctcctggttagagtctctgttatccgagttcttccatcttgactgcatcttccgggaatgtaaacaaagaagcgccggctgtgtactgttgtggctgactacgttcgaaaaatacgtccatttcgcaccgacaactttcttctttgcttgcttggcttccttctccataatgcaatgaacatgattgaaacagattcacgaacacagatgtccagaatactgtggaattatgaaatgaaaagagagctttttcgtatcggcttcaatgtggaaggcatacccgtgttcgccgggctacgtcacacgcatacgtcatccgcagaggcgtttcgaaccggaagtttagcggcaaatttaaaatgtcactttataagttaacccggccgtattggcatgtgttataatgttaagatttcatcattgatatataaactatcagactgcgtggtcggtagtagtgggtttcagtaggcctttaagctctgtatgcagtgtttttcattttaaattgtaaattttttttgtggctcccatcactttctttaatttgtgaaacttgccaaaatggctctttgagtggtaaaggttgccgacccatgCCTTAGTAGATTCCTTATAACCATTAGTGTTCCCTTTATATaacggatctttgacttgtgtttttgcaggagGTCCCTACAAAAAGCCAAGCATTCTTgtcgtatagaagatctttgacttgtgtttttcagCAGGTTATTAAAAATCagcacagcactcctgtcataaaagggatctttggctagtgttttttttcaaaagatctttaaaaacagcagagccctcCTGTCAAATATAGGATCTTTGGCTCATTTTTTTCCTTAGTAGATTCCTTATAACCATTAGTGTTCCCTTTATATaacggatctttgacttgtgtttttgcaggagGACCCTACAAAAAGCCAGGCAttcttgtcgtatagaggatctttgacttgtgtttttcaggaagttattaaaaaaaaagcagagcactcctgtcataaaaGGGATCTTTGGttagtgttttttttcaaaagatctttaaaaacagtaaagtgctcctgtcaaatataGGATCTTTGGCTCATTTTTTTCCCCTTAGTAGATTCCTTAAAACCAGTAGTGTTCCCTTTATAtaagggatctttgactagcgtttttttcagtctgtccttaaaaacagtagagcgtTCCAggcgtataaaggatctttgaccagtgtttttgcagtagaaccTTAATATAAGTAACACGCTCCTGTCGAATACAGGATCTTTGAATGGTTATTTTAAGTAGattccttaaaaacagccgagTGCTCCAGTtatatatataggatctttgagccTTGTTTTTGTAGTAAATACTTAAAAACAGTAGAACTCTCCTGTCGaacataggatctttgactagcgttttttttttccagtagggCTCTAAAAAAATAGCAGCTTTCTCCTGTCGTATATAGGATCTTCGACCTGTGGTTTTTGCAGTAGAAGCTTAAAATAAGTAACGCGCTCCTGtcaaatacaggatctttgaaTGGTTAATTTCAGTAGattccttaaaaacagccgagTGCTCCAGTTATATATATAGGATCTCTGAGCCCTGTTTTTGTAGTAGgtacttaaaaacagtagagctcTCCTGTCGaacataggatctttgactagcgtttttttttCAGTAGGTCTCTAAAAAATAGCagcgtgctcctgtcatatataggatctttgacctgtGGTTTTTGCAGTAGAAGCTTAAAATAAGTAACGCGCTCCTGtcaaatacaggatctttgaaTGGTTATTTTCAGTAGATCCTTTAAAACAGCATAGTGCTCttgtcatatataggatctttgactgcagtgTTTGtttcagtagatccttaaaaaacaTCAGAGTGATTCTGTCATAAATAAGATTTTTGACCACTGTTTTTCCAGTAGatgattaaaaacagcagagtgatcttgtcatatataggatctttgactggtgtccagcacccccaaaagggacaagcggtagaaaatggatggatggattggtgtCCTGTTTTCAGTAGATCCAAACAGCAGactgctcctgtcatatataggatctttgactagtgtttattTCCCCAGTAGATCCTTTAAAACAAACAGTGTGCTCCTGTCatttataggatctttgacaagtatttTTGCATTAGGTTGCTAAAGACAGCGTACctgtcgtataaaggatctttgaatagtgtaAGCATATTGACTCTGTTTATAAATATGTTAGCTATGGGGAGTTAAAatgatatatacaaaccccgtttccatatgagttgggaaattgtgttagatgtaaatataaacggaatacaatgattcgcaaatcattttcaacccatattcagttgaatatgctacaaagacaacatatttgatgttcaaactgataaacatttttttttttttaacaaataatcattaactttagaagttgatgccagcaacacgtgacaaagaagttgggaaaggtggcaataaatactaataaagttgaggaatgctcatcaaacacttatttggaacatcccacaggtgtgcagacaacatatgctgccatctaagcgccgtctttttcatggacgcccctgcttatttcagcaagacaatgccaagccacattcagcacgtgttacaacagcgtggcttcgtaaaaaaaaaaagtgctggtactttcctggcccgcctgcagtccagacctgtctcccatcgaaaatgtgtggcgcattacgaagcgtaaaatacgacagcggagttgaacgactgaagctctacatcaggggtgtcaaacgtacggcccgggggccagatcaggcccgcgaacaggttttatctgtcCCGCGGGACGAGTTTGCTAAGCATGAAAATCAACCTGAATTTgttcaatgaaagaaactgctgttctaaatgtgtccactggattatTTGAGCAATTATTGGTATCttcgtagatgatgctacatatgtacaaaataaaccacatgatgttagtacatcaggaaaatgatcaaactacataaataaaatactgtaatttgattttaatataatttttttattttgatagattgaaaatgaacaccaattaattgactgatgaacatgatcacatattttattcagaaaatataaataaagacaaataaaggGAAAATATTAACTATTATAAACTACTAAAATattatactattaaccacaacatgtaagtgtaaaaaaaacaatttgtacaatttcagaatgtgcttgttctatttttaaacaaagaaaaccgtctgaagttgtctttatttttaagttatcgtgccgtgattttaccagtccggcccacttaggagtagatttttctccatgtggcccccaatctaaaatgagtttgacacccctgctctacataaaacaagaatgggaaagaattccactttcaaaagcttcaacaattagtttcctcagttcccaatcgtttattgagtgttgctaaaagaaaaggtgatgtaacacagtggtgaacatgccctttcccaactactttggcacgtgttgcagccatgaaattctaagttaattattatttgcaaaaaaaaaaacaacgtttatgagtttgaacatctgcgatgaggtggcgacttgtccagggtgtacgccgccttccgcccgattgtagctgagagggaataagcggtagaaaaaatggatggatggatggatggatggagtttgaacatccaatatgttgtctttgtagtgcattcaactgaatatgggttgaaaaggatttgcaaatcattgtattccgtttatatttacatctaacacaggggtgtcaaactcattttaaatggggggccacatggagaaaaatcacggcacgataacttaaaaataaagacaacttcagtgaacaatgggagaccgggctttctgctccgctgctcctagtctgtggaacactctccctgaccacctgagggcaccacagactgtggatgcttctaaaaaaggctttaaacccttctttttaaaaaaacctttttttttttttttttagatatatgcatactagttttagctatttggctgttttagtttttatttattttttattatgtttttattttttctaatttatttatttattttattttattttttaaatacactgtagcactttgaggttgtttactcaatgtaaagtgctttttacaaatacaatctattattattattattattaaaaaaataatataaaaatcaaattacaggatgttattaatgtagtttgcttacatcgtgtggttttctttttttaatttttttacatatgtagcataatctagaaagacacaaataattgctattgtgacatctagtggacacaattaaaacagcagtttctttcattcaaaaatttcggctaatttttatacgtagtaaactcatcccgcgggccggataaaacctgttcacgggcctgatccggcccacgggccttacgtttgacacccctgatctaacacaatttcccaactcatatggaaacggggtttgtaataaagaaaataaagaatAATAGCCCTGCGTGTCTTTCCTTTATTGAAAATGTTTAGTCGAAAACACTTTGGGGGCATGTTCCCTCCTTCCCTCAGAACAaaagtttcaataaaaaaaaaggtcccACCCCACCTTCCCATAACATTTTTGCAAGATTTCCCTGCGGGGCTCACAGCCAGCAGGGCCTCCTCGtatgaaaatactttttttttggactTTCATAATTCAGCAGAGAGGGGTCCAAAAATGTCCCCCCCTCACCCCCACACCTCCCACCCCAGCTGTGGGATGATCTCAGTGGATTTGTTGAGTAATGGACTGAGTGATCAGAAGCACATCCCGAGTTAGTCATGTGTGAGCCTATCACAGCCGGGGGGGGTTCAGCGGGTTCTTCTTCATACCGTGTCGTGAATGTTCGCGTGTAATTAGCGTGTCACACGTCACGTCATGCATAATCACGTGATCAACAGCCTCACCTCTTGACCCTGATGATCTGGTCCCTCATGGGCTTGATGTCCTGGAAGCTCTGCTGGTTGACCAGGCTGTAGACCAGGATGAAGCCCTGGCCGTTCCTGATGTAGAGGTCCCGCATGGAGGCGAACTGCTCGGTGCCGGCCGTGTCCAGGATCTCCAGCACCGACGGCGACGAGTCCACCTCGATCTCCTTCCGGTAGAAATCTTCAATGGTGGGGTCGTACTTCTCGATGAAGGTCCCGGTGACGAACTGGACCGTCAGGGCCGACTTGCCCACGCCGCCGCTGCCGAGCACCACCACCTTGTACTCCCGCATCGCGACCCCCCGCCTTCACATCCGGCACATCCCCGCCGTCGTTGCGCTCACGCCACGGCCACGACGCGCGTAATGCGGCGCGGGCGGAGACGGTGGTGCGTTCAGGCTCCTACCGAGATGCTCCCATCCATAATGCAATACTAGGCAGACGTTACACCGCGTGTCTTTGCAGTGGGCTTACACAAAACACGTCCCACTCGGCTTTGTTCCGAACTGTGCGGCTTTTAAGGCGAAGGGTTTGTCCTTaaggtgacaaaaaaaaaaaaaagtgcagggaATCCACGCCTCTGGATCGCATCCACTGGACGTTTCCGGCCTGTATGAGGGGCGATTAATGCCACGATCCTCCCTCAAGTATCGACACGAt from Entelurus aequoreus isolate RoL-2023_Sb linkage group LG01, RoL_Eaeq_v1.1, whole genome shotgun sequence encodes:
- the LOC133658235 gene encoding ras-related protein Rap-2a-like; this translates as MREYKVVVLGSGGVGKSALTVQFVTGTFIEKYDPTIEDFYRKEIEVDSSPSVLEILDTAGTEQFASMRDLYIRNGQGFILVYSLVNQQSFQDIKPMRDQIIRVKRYQQVPVVLVGNKVDLEDEREVSPSEGQALAEDWGCPFMETSAKSKTMVDELFTEIVRQMDFCPLPDRREVCCPACSVQ